The genomic region CGTAATACATATGTTGTTTGTGTCCTTGCGAAGTCCCCCACCAACCATCATTAGTAATGATAACCATCAATTCTGCATTTTTTTTAAAAAAATTAGAAACATATTCTCCAAATACAGACTCATAACAAATAATAGGTGCTATTCTTACTCCTAAATGAGGATGCTGAAAAACTGAAGGATGACTTTCTTTTCCAAGTTCCATTACAGTTCCTCCAAAATTGAGTAAGATATTTCCTAATATAGGATAAAAAATTTTTTTATAAGGAAGAGTTTCTACTGCTGGTACTAGTTTAGATTTATGATGATACTCTATATTCTCATTAATTCCTATCTGAATAACTGAATTAAAAATATCTAACCATTGTATATTTTTTTTTGAATTTTCTAAAAAAATAGGAACAGAAGTTGTACTTTTTTTTTCTTGATATAAAGAAAATAATTCCACTCCTGTTATAAATACTGTGTTTGGAGATTTTTTTTGTAAATAATCTCTAAATACAGAGACAATTTGATTGTTGTTTATCTTTTTTATTGGAATTTTATTTCCAGGAAATGCAGTTTCAGGAGCCAATATAATCATGGTTTTTTTAGATATTTTTTGATCCATTAATTTCTTGAATTTTAAAATCAGTTTATTTTTTGAAATATGATATTTTTGATAGTATGGATCAATATTAGGTTGTAAAATTAACGTATTTACAGATCTTCTATATTTTTTTTCTTCATATTTTGTATATATGAGATGTGATATAAAAATCATTAAAAATATTTTTCCTATATTGAAAAAGATTCTTTTATATAAAAAAAGTATATTCTTATTTTTCTCATACTTGAGAATTGATTCTGTCAATCCAATATTGACTGTCCATATCCATACAGATCCTCCTAAAGTTCCAGTATATTCATACCATTGGATCCATTCTATATGATTAGAGAATCCATTCCCTAAGTTTAACCATGGCCAAGATAATTCCCATTCTAAATGCATTTTTTCAAATGAAATCCATAAGCAAACTAAAAAAACATTTCCTATTTTTTTACTTCCTGCATGTTTTTTAATCCATGAGTAAAAAGTAAAAACAATTGACATAAAAAAAGAATTCAATAATACAGGAATTAAATAAGCTTCTACAGCAAAAGTTCCATTAATTCTTTTTGAATAAGAGAGCCAACATGTAGAAATAGCATTCCATATTAAAAAAGTAACAAAAGAAAGAAAAAAAATATAAAAATTTTTCAAGTAGTTTTCTACATATAACAAAGGAATGAAAGCGATGAACAAATACATAGGATTTCCATTAGTAGGCCATCCTAAACTCAATAAAATTCCTGAACAGACACTGTATAAAAAAAATTGAATTCCTCTTATTATATCATATGAAATTTGATACAAAATAAATGGAGCTGGCGGGATTTGAACCCGCGTCCAAACAAGTAGCATAAAAGTTTTCTACATACTTATCCAAAAGTATTTTTTTCGTCTTTATTCAAGTTCTGGATCCAGAATAAAAACTAAGATTCAAAACTATTTCTCAGAAAACTTAAGAATCATCTGTCTTCCTATCCTTATTACTTTTTGTACCTATCAGAAATGATAAGGAACAATATCTGATAGATATTTTGCTTCTGTATTTGTTATGCAGACTAAGCTATAATGAATTTACATTAAGCAGCAAAAGCGTATTGTTTTTCGCCGTTTATTGTTATTTGTAACGCTTGATTTACGTGTAAAACCTTACGTAACACGGTATGCTTTCTTTTATCACTAATCTTGCTGTCAAATCCAAAATCAGCCCCTATATACTACTAGATAAAGCTACTCTGATCTGAGACGTCTATCCTTACAAATATAAACAATAAAATTGTAAAAGACCAAAGAGATGATCCTCCATAACTGAAAAAAGGTAAAACAATTCCTATTGTAGGAAAAAGTCCCATTACCATGCCTAAATTAATGACAAAATGAATTAAAATAATATTTCCAACTGAATATCCAAAAATTCTTCCAAAAACATCTTTTTGTCTTTCAGATAGAAAATAAATACGACTAATAAAAAGTAAATAAAATGTAATTAAAATAACACTTCCTATGAACCCCCATTCTTCTCCTACAGTACAAAAAATATAATCGGTATGTTGTTCAGGCACAAATTTTCCTTTTGTAACAGTTCCTTTTTGATATCCTTTTCCAAAAAATTTACCGGAACCAATAGCTGTTTTTGAATATAATAAATTATATC from Blattabacterium cuenoti harbors:
- the lnt gene encoding apolipoprotein N-acyltransferase; this translates as MLLVWTRVQIPPAPFILYQISYDIIRGIQFFLYSVCSGILLSLGWPTNGNPMYLFIAFIPLLYVENYLKNFYIFFLSFVTFLIWNAISTCWLSYSKRINGTFAVEAYLIPVLLNSFFMSIVFTFYSWIKKHAGSKKIGNVFLVCLWISFEKMHLEWELSWPWLNLGNGFSNHIEWIQWYEYTGTLGGSVWIWTVNIGLTESILKYEKNKNILFLYKRIFFNIGKIFLMIFISHLIYTKYEEKKYRRSVNTLILQPNIDPYYQKYHISKNKLILKFKKLMDQKISKKTMIILAPETAFPGNKIPIKKINNNQIVSVFRDYLQKKSPNTVFITGVELFSLYQEKKSTTSVPIFLENSKKNIQWLDIFNSVIQIGINENIEYHHKSKLVPAVETLPYKKIFYPILGNILLNFGGTVMELGKESHPSVFQHPHLGVRIAPIICYESVFGEYVSNFFKKNAELMVIITNDGWWGTSQGHKQHMYYARLRAIENRKYIARSANTGISCFINERGEIISHIPYGKEGVLYDRIFLNDKKTFYIKYGDFIYKIGLATMIIILLYLSCTAIYNRFMLKL